The Canis lupus familiaris isolate Mischka breed German Shepherd chromosome 5, alternate assembly UU_Cfam_GSD_1.0, whole genome shotgun sequence region TGAGTGAAGGATTCTCACATGGCCAATGGCTTAGAAAGGGTTCATCCAAGGATCCCTCAGGTATATGAGGActgtttcatttatctctgtcTTTCCAGTAGTATGCTTGGGATAGATGAGTAATGAAAGGATGACAGGAGCAGGAATTTATGATGCTTAAAATGCAACCATGACCAGGACCATACAATTTAGTAGTCCTAGTCACCTGAGGGTACCAGGTACTGCCTATGCAGCCTGCATCTTACCTGAGTGGGTAGCTACCAGCACCACCCAACTTTAATGCTGTGCACCTGAGGGGAACATGTGGCACCCATGCCAGAAGAGAGAACTGCCCCTtcagcctgtttctcctcctggCCAGATCCTGGGTCTGCAAAAACTCATTGTAATTCTGAATGTGTTAGTATTGGATGCATTATTGTTTTAGAGATAATTTCATATCGGTCAGAAAGACATGGGTAGGGGTGCCTCCGTGGCTCactctgttaagcatctgcccttagttccagtcatgatccttgagtcttgggattgagtcctgcatcaggttccctgctcagcagggagtctacttctccctctgcccctccttccggctcatgatctctttctctcccttactctcaatctctgaaataaataaaatctttaaaaaactttaaaaagacatgGGTATGAGTACTTTTGGGCCAAGTATTATTACAAAATCAGGCAGCTGAAtcgaagattctttttttttttaatttttttttatttatttatgatagtcacagagagagagagagagagagagaggcagagacacaggcagagggagaagcaggctccatgcactgggagccggacgtgggattcgatcccgggtctccaggatcgcgccttgggccaaaggcaggcgctaaaccgctgcgccacccagggatcccagattctttttttttttaaagattttattttatttactcatgagagacacagagcgagcgagagagaggcagagggagaagcaggctccacgcagggagcccgacgtgggactcgatcccgggtctccaggatcaggccctgggcctcaggtggcaccaaaccactgcaccaccggggctgcccaaagattCTCATTTTTCATGAGTAGATCCAGAAACAGAATGGATCAAGGTGTCTATTTGTCCAAATACCTCTGTTTACAAATAGAAAGACTAAAGCTCGGActtcctggcctccagagctATGAGAAATACATGTTGTTGTTAATGGATTCAGGAGCTCTGATGGACTAAGGGATAGGCCCTTCTTGGCTGTGActgtttctctgatttttctcgtTTTTGATGACTTTGAGAGTTTTGAGGAGTTTTAGTCAGCCATTTCATAGGATGTTCCTCTATTGGcatttgtttggtgtttttttctcctcattaggCAGGAGTTAAGAGTTCTGAGGAGGAAGAGCTCAGAGGTAAAGGACCATTTTCATCATATCACGTCAAGGGTACTGTATCATTttcctagggctgtcataacaaagtactGCTAACTGGCTTAAGACAACATGAATTTGTTCTTTCATGGTTCTGGAaactggaagtctgaaatcaaggtgttggcaaggccatGGCACATCTGAAACCTATGGAaaaatccttccttgcttctctctAGCTTCCACCAGTTTCCCTAGCTTCCCTGGTTCCTGTTGTAGCACTGTCAATCCCTCCCTCCACTGTCCCATGACATTCTCAGCTCTTAACCCTatgcctcttctcttttccttacaagaacatcagtcatattggataaGGGCCAAACCTACTCCAGAATCACcccatcttaactaattacagcCTCAATGAcccaatttccaaataaggtcaaatTCTGAGGTCTTGGGAAGGAATTGTGGGAGGATACTCTTGAACCCAGCACAGGTACATGTTACCAACGTGATCTTTGGCTGTTGATGCTGACCTTGGCCAAAGTGTGTTTGTCAGATCTCTCCACTGCAAAGtgactctttttctttccccttctcataCTGcagtctttggaaggaagtcactatgaACGGCCCCCATTTTTGGAGTGGGAAGTTATGCTCCCTATCTTTAGGGTAGAGTATCTACAGaacttatttggaattcttctgcatgaggAACTTGTCTTTTCTCcctgtttattaattgatttgatcaatcccatatatatatatggttatatCTGAATGGTTAATTCATGCCCCTGTGGTACTGGCTAGAGCATAGTACATATGGGCAGTTCCTTTTGCCTTTAGTCTTACATGCCCCATTCCCAAATTTACTTGGGTCAGCACTTCTTTCCCCACCCTCTTCAGTGAGGTTGCTTCATACATTTAGAAAGATACAGTTGGATTCTCTTGTCACAGCCTGCATTCTTTCCTGGGATCTTCCAACcccctaaatgattttttaaaaaatttgtttgcAGTAAGGTTCATTTTGGTGTTATAGAGTTCTGTAGGTTTTGAACATTGTATAATGTCATgcatccaccattacagtatcatacagaatagtttacCACCCTAAAAATGTCTTGTAGTTCATGTATTCATCCCCCACAGCTcaaatccctggcaaccactggtctttTTACTGCCTCcctagttttatcttttccagaatgtcacatggttggaatcatacagcatgtggctttttcagattgatttcttttacttggcactatgcatttaagattcctctgtgtctttttgtgattttttgtAGCTGACAAGTATTTCCTTGTATTAATGGGTTATGGTTGGCTTACCATTCACCTTTGGatggacatcttggttgtttctagtttttggagactatgaataaaactgctataaacattcatgtgcagacTTCTGTAGGGACATACGTTTCAACTCAGTTGGGTAAGAACTTAGGaacatgattgctggatcatatggtaagactatgtttagctttgtaagaaattgtcaaactgtcttccaaagtgactgtaccattttgcattcccaccagcagtgaatgagaattcctgtaACTCTGTgtccttgtcagcatttgatgTCAGGTTTGTTGTTgtcgttatttatttatttatttttggtcattctaataggtgcaTAGTGGCATCTTCTTTTAACTTGTAACTCTATGATGACAGGTGATGtagaggatcttttcatgtgctttttatgttccatctgtatgtcttctttggtgaagtatctgttcagatcttttgcccatttttaatcacattttttcttttcttattgttgagtttagGAGCACATTTAACACACAAATCTCGAGTTCTAAATACTATTCTCCACTAAAAGAAGCTTTGGAAACTTGGTTGGTTACTGGTCTGAGCAGGGGAAAGACAAGATGAGCTAGATGTTTTACTAGAAAGTAAAACAGTGCTCAAAAAAAGGTGAGGACTAGTCTAAAGGGCAGAGAAACCCATAGACAGAGGCCTCGGTGGCCGGAGCCAGAACTGACGGAGCAAAAAAATAATGATGGTATTAGATTATaacctaaagaataaaataaatattcatgaatccATATtggtaatatataaataattgactaagtaaataaataaataaggcagaaGGGATGGGTCTTCCCTAGAGAATAATTCTAACTAAATAATATAGAAGGAATAAGAGAAGTAGAAAATCACCATTAGAACACACAATACCACAATAACAACTATTGCAGGCAAGATCCACCATTAGATGCTAATAGCAGATGAAAGTGAGGTGAAACAGGATATTTGCACAGTCTTCAATATCTActccaatatatttattaatttaaagaagagaaaaatagtaacttcactgtgcagaaacccCGCAGACATGACCTAAACCTGTTGtacccaagattgcgaatccgagaaaccaccaaggagccaacaccgatgcaaacacacgagggtttatttacaagctcgagcttgggtccaagtgtacccgacacagcggagcagggacttggacccggaggtgggtttcagcttagtttttaaaggctggtctaggggatcttcagaagggatggaggaatttctcaagttctgtttacattttgatatggggctttcaagggcgttgagctctgttcttattcgaataggggctttctaggatgttaagctgcaagctgttttcttcctgtaactgaagtaaggtaaagttcagcccttattcacaggggcctgggatggctgcacttgtgataacgctgaactcaaagtggaatggccttaattttctcggcctccacaagccaagtgatcaaagttaacatcactACTAATAAGACATATTGACGTCTTAAACTGccaatataatattatattgagAAGGGTGCATTGCTTCtgtggtattcttgccaaaaacgCATGACCTCAGTCTACTCATAAGAAATAGCAgaatcaaatatcaaatataaaatatcaaaaaaagaaatatcaaatatcttCAATCCAAATTGAAGAACATTCAGTAAAGTAACTGACCAGTACTTCTCAAAATGTCAAGGTCAGAAAGACAAGGGAAGACTAAGGAATTGTTACAGATTGTAGGAAACAAAAGATCAAGACAACTAAATGTAGTATGAGATGATGGATTAGATCCTGGACCAAACAACACCCCCGTCCACCCAAACAAGAGGACATTAGTGGAAGAGCTGGTGAAATCAAATTTGTAGTTCAGTAATGTACCAATTCTCTATTGATGAATGTTTTACTAGTTTTGACAACTATACGTGTGGTTATATATAATGTAAACACTAGTGAAAAACAAGTTAAGACTATATAGGATTCCCTGGACTATTTTTGCAATTTGTCtcaaagtctaaaattatttcaaaataaaaagttgagggatgcctgggtggctcagcagttgaatgtctgcctttggctcagggtatgatccggGGAGTTCTGGGatcatcaagtcccacataaggctccctgcagggagcctgcttctccctctacctctctctctctctctctttctctctctctcatgaattaataaataaaatcttaaaacaaaaacaaaaacggttGAAAGAAATTTTGATACTCACCTTTTATCTTATCTGTTAGTTATATAAAAACATCTTCCTCTTCTGGCACTACAGTTGAGTAGATGCATCTCCAAGTTGGTGCCTTAGTTGTACCTTACAAAGACCATTGCTCTATAAGGTCAGTAGCCGCTGACCTGaccccccccctcaaaaaaaaaagtgggttgtTCGGCCTGAGGTGATGTTATGTGGTATACTATGTTAGTGGATCAAATACTCTGTGAGCCTTTAGACAGTAGGGCTGGCTGAGGCCATGGAGGCAGGAGAGGCAAATCCATACACATAATATGTGTTTTGTTGATTTCAAACTTCTTCCCTTTCAGAGTGGAAGAGGTCTAATGTAATTGACTTGTGACCAAGTGGCTGGCTGGTCTCCCTGAGGAATGGTACTATGTGGGGGATTCAATGATGCAGTAGGGTGAACACTCAGCGATGGCAGTAGCCCAATCAGCCTTAGTGAGTGGGTCTTTTTGGGCACACTCACCATTGTAATCAGGACCTAGTAGTGGGCCAGGGGCACTTATCTGAATGGTATAGAGTCTCTGTTACAAATGTCACGACCCTGCTCCCCAACCTTAGGGATTTACATTGTGGTTCTTCTTTTAGGGTTTGCCACAAATGCTCCCTGGCATCTCTCTTCCAAACATAGATACCTCCAGTACCATTAGCTACATGTGGCTAATGGAAGCATAGATACAGAACACTTCCATTAGTACAGAAAGTTGTACTGGACAGCGCCACATCTTGATCTAACAAATTACATGAAATACAGAGACCACAGGAAGATATTAAACAATACCACATGGATGCAATCATCCAAATACAGAATGTGGAAAATTCTGCAGAACAAGTGACccagtttctttaacaaatagCATAGAAAAaagtgaggtggggggagggaaactGCTAGAGATGAAAAGAGATTTATGAGACATGTTAACCAAATGCATTGTGTGGACTTTCACTGGATGTTGATTTGAACTAACCAACTgtgaaagagacttttttttttttttttttttgagacaagcCAGTTAAGCATCACGCTGAGAATGGAAATGTGAATTCATTCAAATGTGGTTGGGGAGAAGGACCCAAGTAGGAGTTTGTATTCGTGATTcaattgagaagaaaaacaaagctgggaaTAGCTTTATCTTAGTAATGTTAGCAACATGCTTCTCCAAATTTGCTGTGGAGGGAAAACGGAGCTTGGAAGAGTTTCAAGAGCGGCAGCCACATCACTGCAGGATGGATCTGAAATCCACCCAACCGGAGGGTGGAGATGAAGGGACCGCTGTCGTCTTCTTCACAGAGCTGGTGAACTACTGCACATCCTTAGCTCTCCTCTTCCAGGGAGTTTCCTGGCTTGCCTCACCACCCTATTCCATCCCATCCCGAAGTTGCCTCCatgcactttccttttttttttttagattttatttatttattcatagagacagagagagagaggcagagacacaggcagagggagaagcaggcatcatacagagagcctgacgtgcgtgcgactcgatccagggtctccaggatcacgccctgggctgcaggcggcgctaaactgctgcgccaccggggctgccctccatgcACGGTCCACCTCAGAGTCCTGCTCTCAGTCTCTTCTGTGAGACAAGCTGACACTTGCAGGATAAGAGAGAGGAAGGGTGTGCGCCAAGGCCCTAAACTGACCTGGAGCTCAGGGGATACAGGAACCCAAGGGAAATGGGAACTTAGAGGATAAAGAGGAGACTGGAAAGACGTGGGGTAGGTGGAGAGGACAGCAGGAACCAGCAGGACCTTTAAGGCCATGGCGTGGAGCCTGCCTTCTTTTGAAAGACCAAGGGAAGCCACCACAGAGCACGGGGCGTTAAGCAGCGAGAGGCTGCTATGCTGTTTCCCTGTGTGTGCGGTGAGCCTCACCTCTCCTGCAGAAGTACTGACGCGTGCCTGCTGCCCTCCTTGACTCCGCAAGGTCTGGTGGGGCCACCTTAAGGCCGTGCGACCTTAAGCaatcctgccctccccaccctcctcccattCAATTCACTGGTGCGGCCACTTGGCCACCTGCCTCAGTGGCCTTCTGGCTGTTGCCGAGAGATGGCCAGTCTGCTCCGGGCTGCTGCAACTTTGGGGCTGTTCCCCCGGAGGGGCTACTGCTCCAGGGGGGCGCAGGTAGGTGGGGGGGCCCACTGGAGGGTGGGGGGTCAGATGCCAAGTTTCCAGCAGGCTTTTGCTGTACCAGTgccctgtgaccttgagcagagGATCACGGGGCTCACTCCATgccaagcgggggggggggggggggggggaggaggaggggagggtgttGTTGAGTGAGATGGGCGGCCTaggccccccacccaccccgctgCCTACAAATGGCGCTGGGGGGTGTAAAATCAAAAGCTTGTGGGCTCCAGGGCGCCCTCTTTGGGGATCCCAAATGTACAGACACATTTTGAAACAATGCCCGGGAGGTAaggatggtggggatggggtgcaCCTCAGTTGACTGGCAACAGAGCTTTTCCTTCCCGTCCTTCCTTTATCTCTAGCTCAGTGTTCCCTGGTGTCCCTGGGACAGTGTTGGAGGAAATGCAGAGATAAGTAACCTTTCAAGCCACTAAGGCAGGGCTTGACTGTGGACTTAACATCCACTATGTTATGGAACCCTGGGATGTTCCTTTTTTGTAGAGTGAATCTGGTTCCTATTTTTACCCACGTGGTGTGTTTTCCCAAGTGAAACACTGACTTCGATGGCTCTGTTTGGAAAGGGGCATTCTTGTAGAGTGGGTTTGCTTCCAGTGGGCCCAGTGGCGAGGCCTGGCTGCGCTGGCCCTCCGGTGCTGtcagtggggggcagggaggacagaggtGCCTGCATTCCCTGCCCCACTCCGGGACCTGCCACAGGTGCCTCCGAGTGATTGGCAGTGTGTTTTTCCTTTGCAGGGTGAGCTCAGCAAAGGCTTTGTGGAGGCTCTGAAGGCAGTTGTGGGGAGCTCTCACGTGTCCACGGCTGCCGCCCACCGAGAGCAGCACGGACACGATGAGTCCATGCACAGGTGTGGGGGCCCTCCCCCATCAGAGCCAGGGGGGCTGGGCTGCTGGGAGTAAGAGTCCTGGACTGTCTTCTCCCCCACCCATCTGTCTTAGGGGGGCTCTGGCATTCTCTACCTCTCCTGCACATCCATCCCTCCCCCGTCGTGTAGCCTCAGGCCCTGTGATATCTTGGGGCTCCTTAGACAAGAGCAGGACTAGAGGGTGCCATGCTCCCAGAAATTGCTGAGGGTCTGGTTCTAGGTGCCAACCTCCAGACGTTGTGGTGTGGCCCCAGAATGTGGAACAGGTCAGCCGGCTGGCAGCCCTGTGCTACAGCCAAGGATTGCCCATCATCCCATTTGGCACTGGCACGGGGCTTGAAGGTGGCGTCTGTGCAGTGCAGGTATgcagcgcccccctcccccgcatcCCCCCACTGTCCTGCCTGGGCTCTGGCCCCCTCCCATGTGTCACATTTGTGGCTGCCTCCACCCTGCCTTACCTGCCGCCTGGGGGCTCCAGAGTGGCCACCAGGTCAGTCCCTAGATGGGGTCCTATGGAATGTGGCCTGGCCCTGGAAAGACGGAGGTCAATCAGCAACTTGGCGCCTTTCCTGTCAGGGTGGTGTCTGCATCAACCTGACCCATATGGACCGAATCCTGAAGCTGAATCCAGAAGATTTCTCTGTGGTGGTGGAGCCAGGCGTCACCCGCAAAGCTCTCAACACCTACCTGCGGGACAGTGGCCTCTGGTTTCCTGTGGGTAGGCTAGAACTTCAGGCCCTTCTCTGGGGCCCTGAGGGCTCCCAGGTGGCAGGGCTGTTTTGGGGGCTTGAGGGGACCCCTGTATCTCTGGGCACTTGCCCCAGGCTGCCTTCTGCCTGCACTCTGCCCTCCAGACCCAGGCGCagatgcctctctctgtggcatGGTGGCCACCGGGGCCTCGGGCACCAATGCTGTGCGCTATGGCACAATGCGTGACAACGTGCTGAATCTGGAGGTGGTGCTGCCTGGCGGCCGGCTGCTTCACACCGCAGGCCTAGGCCGTCACTTCCGGTGAGCACCCTCGACCCCCAGGAACTGAGGCCTCCTCAGGCTTCTGAGGGGGCTGAGACATTGAGGTTTGGGGTTCTTCCCGCACCAGGCCAGTTTGGGCTATGCAAGGAAACACCTGCCTCGATGTCAGGCCGGCCAAGTCCCCGCCTGGCGGGGGCCTGGGGGACCATGCTGGGCTTCCAGCTCAGGCTTATGGCCAGAAACCCATCGTCTCATGGCTGGGCACTTACCTACCTTCTGTGTCCCCGGGGTCCAGGAAGAGCGCTGCTGGCTACAACCTCACGGGGCTCTTTGTGGGTTCTGAGGGGACACTAGGACTCATCACAGCTGCCACCCTGCGCCTGCACCCTGTCCCTGAGGCCACGGTGGCCGCCACCTGTGCGTTTCCCAGTGTCCAGGCAGCTGTAGACACCACCGTTCACATCCTTCAAGCTGCAGTGCCCGTGGCCCGCATCGgtgagctgggggctgggcagtCTAGGTGGGCCCCCCAGAAGAGGCAGCCTTTGAAGtctgggcctcccctccccggccTTCTCCTTGGCCCCAGAGTTTCTGGATGAGGTCATGATGGATGCCTGCAACAGGCACAGCCAGCTGAACTGCCCCGTGGCGCCCACCCTCTTCCTCGAGTTCCACGGTTCCGAGCAGGCGCTGGCCGAGCAGATACAGCGGGCAGGTGTGCTGGGgtgccatggggtggggggcgcaggcTGGCCGAGTGAGGCCCCGTGTCCACAAACCCTGCTCCCCTGCAGAGGAGATTGCCGGGCACAACGgagcctccctcttctcctgggcCAAGGAGGCTGAGGAGCGCCGCCGCCTGTGGGCCGCACGGCACAGCGCCTGGTATGCGGCCCTGGCCCTGCGGCCCGGCTGCAAGGTGAGTCGGGCTGAGCCGGAggtggccccccagccccccccgcTGTCTGGAGCAGCAGGCGGAGACCCACCGGGCAGCACTGCCCTGCCCAGCTCTTCCCAGGCACTAAGCGGGAAGGTGGTTGTCTGCGGAACCCTCAGGAGGGGCGCCGGCCCTGAGCGGGGCCTGGGCACGCTCCTAGGGGCTGTGAACGCGGAGGTGGCCCGAGGGAGATGATGAGGTGGGAGGGGTCAGGCTGACTGGGCTCTGGGCAGCTAGGGGGCCGCCGGGGTCCCTGCAAGGTGGGAGCTGGGAGGGCCTCCGCGGGCAGGGCTGGGAACTCACCCTCCCGCCATTTGTCCGGTTGTCCAGGGGCAACAGGCCCAGAGCAGAGCAGCTAGTTTCTGTGGGTGAGGCCAGGCCTCCTCTGAGCTGCTCTTAGCCTTGACCACAATGACCTCTTACCTCCGGCTGGCGACGGGGCGAGCAGGGACAGCCTCACAGACCTGCTCCCACCTAGGGCTATTCCACCGACGTGTGTGTGCCCATCTCCCGGCTGCCGGAGATCCTGGTGCAAACCAAGGAGGACCTGAAGGCCTCGGGACTCACAGGTCTGCATACCCCCAAacgcgggaggggaggggaagtggaggacagcagggctggggcagcagctctgTCCTCTGGGCTCCCAGGAACCATCGTTGGACACGTGGGCGACGGCAATTTCCACTGCATCCTGCTGGTGGACCCAGAGGACACCGAGGAGGTCCGCAGGGTCATGGCCTTTGGAGAACAGCTGGGCAGGTAAGAGCAGGGCCCTtggcagggagtggggtggggggtggggaggaccaCCCTGCTGAGGATCTCTTCACTGCCGCCCAG contains the following coding sequences:
- the LDHD gene encoding probable D-lactate dehydrogenase, mitochondrial isoform X4, with the protein product MASLLRAAATLGLFPRRGYCSRGAQLSVPWCPWDSVGGNAEGELSKGFVEALKAVVGSSHVSTAAAHREQHGHDESMHRCQPPDVVVWPQNVEQVSRLAALCYSQGLPIIPFGTGTGLEGGVCAVQGGVCINLTHMDRILKLNPEDFSVVVEPGVTRKALNTYLRDSGLWFPVDPGADASLCGMVATGASGTNAVRYGTMRDNVLNLEVVLPGGRLLHTAGLGRHFRKSAAGYNLTGLFVGSEGTLGLITAATLRLHPVPEATVAATCAFPSVQAAVDTTVHILQAAVPVARIEEIAGHNGASLFSWAKEAEERRRLWAARHSAWYAALALRPGCKGYSTDVCVPISRLPEILVQTKEDLKASGLTGTIVGHVGDGNFHCILLVDPEDTEEVRRVMAFGEQLGRRALALHGTCTGEHGIGLGKQQLLQEEVGAVGMETMRQLKAMLDPQGLMNPGKVL
- the LDHD gene encoding probable D-lactate dehydrogenase, mitochondrial isoform X2, producing the protein MASLLRAAATLGLFPRRGYCSRGAQLSVPWCPWDSVGGNAEGELSKGFVEALKAVVGSSHVSTAAAHREQHGHDESMHRCQPPDVVVWPQNVEQVSRLAALCYSQGLPIIPFGTGTGLEGGVCAVQGGVCINLTHMDRILKLNPEDFSVVVEPGVTRKALNTYLRDSGLWFPVDPGADASLCGMVATGASGTNAVRYGTMRDNVLNLEVVLPGGRLLHTAGLGRHFRKSAAGYNLTGLFVGSEGTLGLITAATLRLHPVPEATVAATCAFPSVQAAVDTTVHILQAAVPVARIGELGAGQSRHSQLNCPVAPTLFLEFHGSEQALAEQIQRAEEIAGHNGASLFSWAKEAEERRRLWAARHSAWYAALALRPGCKGYSTDVCVPISRLPEILVQTKEDLKASGLTGTIVGHVGDGNFHCILLVDPEDTEEVRRVMAFGEQLGRRALALHGTCTGEHGIGLGKQQLLQEEVGAVGMETMRQLKAMLDPQGLMNPGKVL
- the LDHD gene encoding probable D-lactate dehydrogenase, mitochondrial isoform X1: MASLLRAAATLGLFPRRGYCSRGAQLSVPWCPWDSVGGNAEGELSKGFVEALKAVVGSSHVSTAAAHREQHGHDESMHRCQPPDVVVWPQNVEQVSRLAALCYSQGLPIIPFGTGTGLEGGVCAVQGGVCINLTHMDRILKLNPEDFSVVVEPGVTRKALNTYLRDSGLWFPVDPGADASLCGMVATGASGTNAVRYGTMRDNVLNLEVVLPGGRLLHTAGLGRHFRKSAAGYNLTGLFVGSEGTLGLITAATLRLHPVPEATVAATCAFPSVQAAVDTTVHILQAAVPVARIEFLDEVMMDACNRHSQLNCPVAPTLFLEFHGSEQALAEQIQRAEEIAGHNGASLFSWAKEAEERRRLWAARHSAWYAALALRPGCKGYSTDVCVPISRLPEILVQTKEDLKASGLTGTIVGHVGDGNFHCILLVDPEDTEEVRRVMAFGEQLGRRALALHGTCTGEHGIGLGKQQLLQEEVGAVGMETMRQLKAMLDPQGLMNPGKVL
- the LDHD gene encoding probable D-lactate dehydrogenase, mitochondrial isoform X3, which encodes MASLLRAAATLGLFPRRGYCSRGAQGELSKGFVEALKAVVGSSHVSTAAAHREQHGHDESMHRCQPPDVVVWPQNVEQVSRLAALCYSQGLPIIPFGTGTGLEGGVCAVQGGVCINLTHMDRILKLNPEDFSVVVEPGVTRKALNTYLRDSGLWFPVDPGADASLCGMVATGASGTNAVRYGTMRDNVLNLEVVLPGGRLLHTAGLGRHFRKSAAGYNLTGLFVGSEGTLGLITAATLRLHPVPEATVAATCAFPSVQAAVDTTVHILQAAVPVARIEFLDEVMMDACNRHSQLNCPVAPTLFLEFHGSEQALAEQIQRAEEIAGHNGASLFSWAKEAEERRRLWAARHSAWYAALALRPGCKGYSTDVCVPISRLPEILVQTKEDLKASGLTGTIVGHVGDGNFHCILLVDPEDTEEVRRVMAFGEQLGRRALALHGTCTGEHGIGLGKQQLLQEEVGAVGMETMRQLKAMLDPQGLMNPGKVL